A genomic region of Phragmites australis chromosome 2, lpPhrAust1.1, whole genome shotgun sequence contains the following coding sequences:
- the LOC133909636 gene encoding MACPF domain-containing protein At4g24290-like, with translation MAHKSRLQSTAESAIRSIGLGFDVANDIRLKYCKQRNSPDPLLIELDHGEVQDIVLPGGLTVASVPKSIKCDKGERMRFRSDVLSFQQMSEQFNQELSLSGKIPSGLFNNMFEFTGCWQKDAANTKSLAFDGWCITLYTVALSKAQIVLQDHVKQAVPSTWEPAALARFIKKFGTHIVVGLKMGGKDVIYLKQQHSSSLQAVDVQKRLKEMSDRRFLKACGQYDLNFKDTYGKNKSDTREQQLRFLESSSLNSYSSTEDLVMMPKRRGGRDKDFISHSEWLNTVQAEPDVISMSFIPITSLLNGVPGSGFLNHAINLYLRYKPPIEELHQFLEFQLPRQWAPIHSDLPLGPQRKRQSSASLPVNLIGPKLYVCTNMVDVGKRPVTGLRLFLEGRKSNKLAIHLQHLCSLPQIIQLQDDPYNHQTPEAYDRKYYEPFGPWKHFSHVCTAPIESDDDLSIVTGAQLDVVNHGFKKVLFFRLHFSKACNAILVKNPEWENSPNLAQKSGLISTLISTHFSTVAQKPPPRPADVNINSAVYPGGPPVPVQTPKLLRFVDTTEMMRGPQDSPGYWVVSGAKLNLERGKISLRVKYSLLTAMLPDDEFSLDDEC, from the exons ATGGCGCATAAAAGCAGGCTGCAGAGTACCGCAGAGTCTGCTATACGGTCCATTGGTCTTGGCTTTGACGTCGCTAATGATATCCGTCTCAAATACTGCAAGCAGCGCAATTCCCCTGACCCGTTGCTGATCGAACTTGACCATGGTGAAGTTCAGGATATCGTGCTTCCCGGTGGCCTGACAGTTGCCAGTGTGCCTAAGTCGATCAAATGTGACAAAGGGGAGCGGATGAGGTTCCGATCCGATGTCCTATCATTTCAGCag ATGTCGGAGCAATTCAATCAGGAGCTATCTTTGTCTGGGAAAATTCCATCTGGCTTGTTCAATAATATGTTTGAGTTTACTGGCTGCTGGCAGAAAGATGCTGCTAATACCAAGTCACTTGCTTTTGATGGTTGGTGTATCACACTATACACTGTTGCGCTCTCAAAGGCACAAATTGTACTCCAGGATCATGTTAAGCAGGCTGTTCCATCAACCTGGGAACCTGCTGCCTTGGCAAG GTTCATTAAAAAATTTGGGACTCATATAGTTGTTGGTCTAAAAATGGGCGGAAAAGATGTAATTTATTTGAAACAACAGCATTCATCAAGCTTGCAAGCTGTTGATGTTCAAAAACGATTGAAGGAGATGTCTGACAGGAGATTTCTTAAAGCATGTGGGCAATATGACTTGAATTTCAAGGATACATATGGGAAGAATAAG AGTGACACAAGAGAGCAGCAGCTGAGATTTTTAGAGTCCAGTTCATTAAATTCTTACTCTTCAACTGAG GATTTGGTGATGATGCCAAAGCGAAGAGGTGGGAGGGATAAAGATTTTATTTCTCATAGCGAGTGGCTTAATACTGTTCAAGCAGAGCCTGACGTTATCTCAATGTCCTTTATACCAATCACTTCACTGTTGAACGGAGTTCCTGGCAGTGGATTTTTGAACCATGCAATTAATCTGTACCTTCGAT ATAAACCCCCAATCGAGGAATTACACCAATTTTTGGAGTTCCAGCTTCCAAGGCAGTGGGCACCTATTCACAGTGACCTCCCTCTGGGTCCTCAGAGGAAAAGACAAAGCAGTGCATCTTTACCAGTAAATTTAATCGGTCCAAAGCTTTATGTTTGTACCAACATG GTTGATGTGGGTAAAAGACCAGTCACAGGACTCCGGTTGTTTCTTGAAGGAAGGAAGAGCAACAAATTAGCTATACATCTCCAGCATCTTTGCTCTCTTCCTCAGATTATTCAGCTTCAAGACGACCCTTACAATCACCAAACTCCAGAAGCATACGACCGCAAATACTACGAACCATTTGGACCGTGGAAGCATTTCTCCCATGTCTGCACAGCACCAATTGAGTCAGATGACGATTTATCCATTGTCACGGGGGCACAATTAGATGTGGTCAACCATGGCTTCAAGAAAGTACTGTTCTTTCGCCTGCATTTCTCTAAAGCCTGCAATGCAATTCTTGTCAAGAATCCAGAGTGGGAGAATTCTCCAAACTTGGCTCAGAAATCAGGCCTCATCTCAACACTCATCAGCACACATTTCTCCACAGTGGCTCAGAAGCCCCCACCGCGCCCCGCTGATGTGAACATCAACTCGGCAGTGTACCCTGGTGGCCCTCCTGTTCCGGTGCAGACGCCAAAGCTGCTCAGGTTTGTTGATACAACAGAAATGATGCGTGGGCCGCAGGATTCACCAGGCTATTGGGTGGTTTCAGGCGCAAAGCTGAACCTTGAGCGGGGTAAAATATCGCTGCGAGTGAAATACTCACTGTTGACGGCTATGCTGCCTGATGATGAGTTTTCACTCGATGACGAATGTTAG
- the LOC133909637 gene encoding uncharacterized protein LOC133909637 isoform X2 translates to MSKLATRLVKSPPASLRCAVDLCSTQRFRLFKSVCGARSGAGSMERARLTPFPRDQATTRMCMVSSFATELLEIRSKEPSLHVLLIPGNPGIVAFYKDFVESLYENLGGQASITAIGHVSHSQKDSEHGRLFSLREQIDHKVGHSIGAYIGLEIFKRLQNKIKFLVGLYPFLTLNKNSVKQSAIGYIARSSLLSKGISSFVSFIGSLQASITRGIVRRFLGPSWSVTAVDAACCHLLRYHTMRNVIFMAMTEFQKLTEEPDWTFIRAKEDEIAFLFGVDDHWGPLSHLEEISKRVPGVALSVETEGHTHGYCCTEAGSFWVAEYVANLIKSQMLTRNN, encoded by the exons ATGAGTAAGCTAGCGACTCGACTCGTCAAATCGCCACCG GCTTCGCTCCGGTGCGCCGTTGATCTCTGCAGCACGCAG CGCTTCAGGCTGTTTAAATCGGTTTGCGGCGCGAGGTCAGGTGCTGGATCCATGGAGAGAGCGAGGCTCACACCGTTCCCGAGGGACCAGGCAACAACCAGGATGTGCATGGTGTCTAG CTTTGCTACAGAATTGCTTGAGATAAGGTCCAAGGAGCCATCTCTCCACGTGCTGCTTATTCCCGGAAATCCAG GCATTGTTGCATTTTATAAGGACTTTGTCGAATCTCTCTATGAAAATCTCGGTGGGCAAGCATCTATTACAG CGATAGGGCATGTTTCACATAGCCAGAAG GATTCTGAGCACGGACGGTTGTTTTCATTGCGAGAACAAATTGACCATAAG GTTGGTCATTCAATTGGTGCATACATAGGCCTGGAAATCTTCAAAAGACTTCAGAACAAG ATAAAATTTCTTGTAGGACTCTATCCATTTTTAACGTTGAACAAGAATTCTGTAAAGCAATCAGCAATTGGATATATCGCAAG GTCATCACTCCTTAGTAAAGGGATCAGTTCATTTGTATCTTTCATCGGGTCACTCCAAGCTTCAATTACGAGGGGCATTGTGAGAAGGTTCCTTGGACCTTCATGGTCTGTAACAGCTGTTGATGCTGCATGCTGCCATCTTTTAAGG TACCATACAATGCGCAACGTTATTTTCATGGCAATGACAGAGTTCCAAAAG CTTACTGAAGAACCAGACTGGACATTCATCAGAGCAAAGGAGGACGAAATTGCTTTTCTATTTGGTGTGGACGATCACTGGGGTCCACTATCTCACTTAGAAGAG ATATCAAAGCGTGTACCCGGGGTTGCCTTATCGGTTGAAACAGAAGGGCACACACATGGCTATTGCTGCACAGAGGCTGGATCCTTTTGGGTTGCGGAGTACGTCGCAAATTTGATTAAAAGCCAGATGCTAACTAGAAACAACTGA
- the LOC133909637 gene encoding uncharacterized protein LOC133909637 isoform X1 — MSKLATRLVKSPPASLRCAVDLCSTQRFRLFKSVCGARSGAGSMERARLTPFPRDQATTRMCMVSSFATELLEIRSKEPSLHVLLIPGNPGIVAFYKDFVESLYENLGGQASITAIGHVSHSQKDSEHGRLFSLREQIDHKLDFIEQELQHSEQSIVLVGHSIGAYIGLEIFKRLQNKIKFLVGLYPFLTLNKNSVKQSAIGYIARSSLLSKGISSFVSFIGSLQASITRGIVRRFLGPSWSVTAVDAACCHLLRYHTMRNVIFMAMTEFQKLTEEPDWTFIRAKEDEIAFLFGVDDHWGPLSHLEEISKRVPGVALSVETEGHTHGYCCTEAGSFWVAEYVANLIKSQMLTRNN; from the exons ATGAGTAAGCTAGCGACTCGACTCGTCAAATCGCCACCG GCTTCGCTCCGGTGCGCCGTTGATCTCTGCAGCACGCAG CGCTTCAGGCTGTTTAAATCGGTTTGCGGCGCGAGGTCAGGTGCTGGATCCATGGAGAGAGCGAGGCTCACACCGTTCCCGAGGGACCAGGCAACAACCAGGATGTGCATGGTGTCTAG CTTTGCTACAGAATTGCTTGAGATAAGGTCCAAGGAGCCATCTCTCCACGTGCTGCTTATTCCCGGAAATCCAG GCATTGTTGCATTTTATAAGGACTTTGTCGAATCTCTCTATGAAAATCTCGGTGGGCAAGCATCTATTACAG CGATAGGGCATGTTTCACATAGCCAGAAG GATTCTGAGCACGGACGGTTGTTTTCATTGCGAGAACAAATTGACCATAAG CTTGATTTCATTGAACAAGAGCTTCAACATTCTGAACAATCAATTGTTTTG GTTGGTCATTCAATTGGTGCATACATAGGCCTGGAAATCTTCAAAAGACTTCAGAACAAG ATAAAATTTCTTGTAGGACTCTATCCATTTTTAACGTTGAACAAGAATTCTGTAAAGCAATCAGCAATTGGATATATCGCAAG GTCATCACTCCTTAGTAAAGGGATCAGTTCATTTGTATCTTTCATCGGGTCACTCCAAGCTTCAATTACGAGGGGCATTGTGAGAAGGTTCCTTGGACCTTCATGGTCTGTAACAGCTGTTGATGCTGCATGCTGCCATCTTTTAAGG TACCATACAATGCGCAACGTTATTTTCATGGCAATGACAGAGTTCCAAAAG CTTACTGAAGAACCAGACTGGACATTCATCAGAGCAAAGGAGGACGAAATTGCTTTTCTATTTGGTGTGGACGATCACTGGGGTCCACTATCTCACTTAGAAGAG ATATCAAAGCGTGTACCCGGGGTTGCCTTATCGGTTGAAACAGAAGGGCACACACATGGCTATTGCTGCACAGAGGCTGGATCCTTTTGGGTTGCGGAGTACGTCGCAAATTTGATTAAAAGCCAGATGCTAACTAGAAACAACTGA
- the LOC133909638 gene encoding serine/arginine-rich splicing factor SR45-like codes for MAKPRRGRSASRSSSGSSSRSVSSGSVSSRSRSRSRSLSSSPSSPSRSRSPPAAKRSSPGAWRGKSPSSPPKRGSPSRKGRSPSPPPKKASPPRKASPPAESAVLHIDHLSRNVNEAHLKEIFGNFGEVVNVELSMDRLVNLPRGYGYIEYKKRADAEKALLYMDGGQIDGNVVKLRLTLQPRQRASSPMKAPPPPKRDVPQNDKGASSAEKDAQQRPRELSPRRKPPSPPRKRSPPNRRVESPRRPPDPSPRRRPDSPPVRRRVDPSPVRRGDTPPRRRPLSPPRRRSPSPPPRRHRSPMRPSPRRGRGSPSPRRRSPGPPRRRSPPPRRLRSPPRRPPPPRRYSRSPPRRPLHSRSRSISPRRGRGPPLRRGRSDSSYSGSPSPPRKGPRRVSRSRSPRRPRRGRSISSDSRSSSSPSPRRR; via the exons ATGGCGAAGCCTCGGCGCGGGCGCTCCGCCTCGCGCTCCTCCTCCGGTTCCTCCTCCCGCTCCGTCTCCTCCGGCTCCGTCTCGTCccgctcgcgctcgcgctccCGCTCCCTCTCGTCGTCGCCATCCTCCCCGTCCCGGAGCCGCTCCCCTCCCGCAGCCAAGCGCAG CTCACCTGGAGCATGGAGAGGTAAATCACCTTCATCACCTCCTAAAAGAGGTTCACCCTCAAGGAAAGGCCGGTCACCATCACCGCCACCTAAGAAAGCTTCACCTCCCAG GAAAGCATCTCCTCCTGCTGAGTCGGCTGTTCTCCACATTGATCATCTTTCCAGGAATGTAAATGAGGCTCACTTGAAAGAAATATTTG GGAATTTTGGTGAAGTGGTGAACGTGGAGCTATCAATGGACCGATTG GTTAATCTTCCTCGTGGCTATGGATATATTGAATACAAGAAGAGAGCTGATGCTGAGAAGGCTCTTCTTTACATGGATGGT GGTCAAATTGATGGAAATGTTGTTAAGTTGAGGCTCACTCTTCAACCTCGCCAAAGGGCTTCTTCACCTATGAAGGCACCGCCCCCTCCAAAAAGAGATGTTCCTCAGAATGACAAAGGTGCTAGCAGTGCTGAAAAGGATGCTCAGCAGCGGCCTAGGGAAC TATCTCCACGAAGAAAGCCACCTTCCCCTCCACGAAAGCGATCTCCTCCAAATAGAAGGGTTGAGTCACCGAGGCGACCGCCTGACCCATCACCCAGGCGTCGCCCTGATTCTCCACCTGTTCGTCGTCGAGTGGATCCTTCCCCTGTCAGGCGTGGTGACACACCTCCTCGCCGGAGACCACTATCTCCACCTAGAAGGCGTTCTCCTTCTCCACCACCTAGAAGGCATAGGTCACCGATGCG TCCTTCACCTAGGAGGGGTCGTGGCAGCCCATCACCACGCAGACGCTCCCCTGGGCCTCCAAGAAGGCG CTCACCACCTCCAAGGCGGTTGAGGAGCCCACCAAGAAGGCCACCACCTCCACGCCGTTATAGTCgttctcctcctcgccgtcccCTTCACTCCCGTTCCAGATCAATTTCTCCTCGAAG GGGTCGAGGACCTCCATTGAGGCGTGGAAGGTCAGATTCATCGTATTCCGGATCACCAAGTCCACCAAGAAAG GGGCCAAGAAGGGTATCAAGGAGTCGCAGCCCTAGAAG GCCTCGTAGAGGAAGGAGCATTTCTAGTGACAGCCGAAGCAGCAGCTCACCTTCCCCTAGGCGCAGGTAG